From the Gadus chalcogrammus isolate NIFS_2021 chromosome 15, NIFS_Gcha_1.0, whole genome shotgun sequence genome, one window contains:
- the LOC130404392 gene encoding bifunctional 3'-phosphoadenosine 5'-phosphosulfate synthase 2-like: protein MSGVKKLRTDLNRSTNVVYQAHHVSRNKRGQVVGTRGGFRGCTIWLTGLSGAGKTTLSFALEEFLLSQDIPSYSLDGDNIRHGLNQNLGFSSVDREENIRRVAEVAKLFADAGLVCITSFISPFAKDREEARKIHAAAGLPFFEIFVHASLEVCEGRDVKGLYKKARSGEIKGFTGIDSLYESPEASDLVLKTGELTVNECIDQVLELLREQNIVPSGKLEEVNDLFVPENKLSLAVADAAILPTISITKLDLEWVQVLSEGWASPLKGFMREREFLQVLHFGTLLDDVAINLTVPIVLPVSTETKQKMDGCAAIALVYQGVRIAILRKPEFYEHRKEERCARQWGTTCPQHPYIKMVMEGGDWLVGGDLEVLERIRWNDGLDKYRLTPLELKQKFKDMKADAIFAFQLRNPVHNGHALLMQDTKRRLLERGYKTPVLLLHPLGGWTKDDDVPLAWRMKQHAAVLEDGVLDPASTIVAIFPSPMMYAGPTEVQWHCRARMIAGANFYIVGRDPAGMPHPETKKDLYEPTHGGKVLTMAPGLTSVEIIPFRVAAYNLTKRAMDFYDKERHAEFEFISGTKMRKMARSGENPPDGFMSPKAWKILTEYYSSLQKD, encoded by the exons GACCTGAACCGATCCACCAACGTGGTTTATCAGGCCCACCATGTCAGCAGGAACAAGAGGGGGCAGGTGGTCGGGACCAGGGGGGGCTTCAGGGGATGCACCATCTGGCTCACAG GTTTGTCAGGCGCTGGCAAGACCACCCTCAGCTTTGCACTGGAGGAGTTTCTGTTGTCGCAAGACATCCCCAGCTACTCGCTGGACGGAGACAACATCCGCCACGGCCTGAACCAGAACCTGGGCTTCTCCTCCGTGGACCGCGAGGAGAACATCCGCCGCGTGGCCGAGGTCGCCAAGCTGTTCGCCGACGCCGGTCTGGTGTGCATCACCAGCTTCATCTCGCCCTTCGCTAAG GACCGGGAGGAAGCAAGGAAGATTCACGCCGCCGCGGGCCTCCCGTTCTTTGAGATCTTTGTGCACGCCTCTCTGGAGGTGTGTGAGGGCAGAGACGTGAAAGGACTCTACAAAAAGGCCCGGTCCGGAGAGATCAAAG GCTTCACAGGGATAGACTCTCTCTATGAGAGTCCTGAAGCCTCAGATTTGGTGCTGAAGACGGGGGAGCTCACGGTGAACGAGTGCATCGATCAGGTTCTAGAGTTGCTACGGGAACAG AACATTGTGCCAAGTGGCAAACTCGAGGAGGTGAATGACCTGTTTGTTCCTGAGAACAAGCTGAGCCTAGCTGTCGCTGATGCTGCCATACTTCCTACCATCAGCATTACCAAG CTGGACCTTGAGTGGGTGCAGGTCCTGTCCGAGGGATGGGCGAGCCCCCTCAAAGGcttcatgagagagagagagttcctgCAAGTCCTGCACTTTGGCACTCTCCTGGATG ATGTGGCCATCAACCTGACCGTGCCCATCGTCCTGCCTGTCAGCACGGAGACCAAGCAGAAGATGGACGGCTGCGCGGCCATAGCGCTGGTGTACCAAGGCGTCCGCATCGCCATCCTCCGAAAACCCGAGTTCTACGAACACCGCAAGGAGGAGCGCTGCGCCAGACAGTGGGGAACCACCTGTCCGCAGCACCCCTACATCAAG atggtgatggagggaggTGATTGGCTAGTGGGTGGTGACCTGGAGGTGCTGGAGCGAATCAGATGGAACGACGGACTGGACAAATACCGCCTCACTCCACTGGAGCTCAAGCAGAAGTTCAAAGACATGAAAGCCG ACGCCATCTTCGCCTTCCAGCTGCGGAACCCCGTCCACAACGGCCACGCCCTCCTGATGCAGGACACTAAGCGACGGCTGCTGGAGCGCGGCTACAAGAcacctgtgctgctgctgcacccgCTGGGTGGCTGGACCAAGGACGACGACGTCCCGCTGGCCTGGCGCATGAAGCAGCACGCCGCCGTGCTGGAGGACGGCGTGCTGGACCCGGCCAGCACCATCGTGGCCATCTTCCCCTCGCCCATGATGTACGCCGGGCCCACCGAG gtccaGTGGCACTGTCGGGCGAGAATGATCGCCGGCGCCAACTTCTACATCGTGGGCCGCGACCCGGCCGGCATGCCCCACCCGGAGACCAAGAAGGACCTGTACGAGCCCACCCACGGCGGCAAGGTGCTCACCATGGCTCCCGGCCTCACCTCCGTGGAGATCATCCCCTTCAGGGTGGCCGCCTACAACCTGACCAAGAGGGCCATGGACTTCTACGACAAGGAGCG